Proteins co-encoded in one Candidatus Nitrosacidococcus tergens genomic window:
- a CDS encoding HEAT repeat domain-containing protein, translating into MSSFGEEVPSPVGGNIIHLEVTQAPLEQVLKIIEEQSNPRVYIHSALESDQLISANCTGMPLIVLKCTLGKDINLVYQYDPQEATHLPSHLTQISQIWILSNSKGVKLPEDSHENQLPLCNKEENTSKSSLTQLSSEGTLNLSLDEINHLADLTYSSDPSQRKSALARLALTDQASEPIREVMKTALQDSNPEVRAQAIFGLAKNRSPDLDSILSTALNDENMNVRLMAVSHTENTYLLQTALEDTSVAVQNFAKMKLEQISNNAYGK; encoded by the coding sequence ATGAGTAGCTTCGGAGAAGAAGTACCCTCTCCAGTAGGTGGCAATATCATACATCTAGAAGTTACCCAAGCTCCCTTAGAGCAAGTGCTCAAGATTATTGAAGAGCAAAGCAATCCTCGAGTATATATCCATAGTGCTTTAGAGAGCGATCAACTTATTAGTGCAAACTGTACTGGCATGCCGCTTATCGTATTGAAGTGTACCCTTGGAAAGGATATTAATCTTGTTTATCAATATGATCCTCAAGAAGCCACTCATTTACCTTCCCATCTTACTCAAATATCCCAAATATGGATTCTCAGCAATTCAAAAGGGGTAAAACTACCAGAAGATTCCCATGAAAATCAGTTACCTCTTTGCAATAAAGAGGAAAACACGAGTAAAAGTTCTTTAACTCAACTGTCTTCTGAGGGAACCCTTAATTTATCTTTGGATGAGATCAATCATCTTGCTGATCTCACTTATTCTTCTGATCCAAGCCAAAGAAAATCCGCCTTAGCCCGCCTTGCCCTTACTGATCAAGCAAGTGAGCCTATTAGGGAGGTAATGAAAACGGCATTACAAGACTCTAATCCGGAAGTAAGGGCACAGGCAATTTTTGGATTAGCTAAAAATCGCAGCCCTGATCTTGATTCTATATTGAGTACGGCGCTAAATGATGAAAATATGAATGTTCGTCTGATGGCGGTTAGCCATACAGAGAATACTTATCTACTGCAAACTGCCCTAGAAGATACCAGTGTAGCAGTACAAAACTTTGCAAAAATGAAATTAGAGCAAATTTCAAATAATGCATATGGAAAATAG
- a CDS encoding TlpA family protein disulfide reductase: MMKYWKLGFLYILVSFFPFIGLGATNNEQVPSCSFTSIGNSDQVTLNQLEGEVIYLDFWASWCIPCLKSFPFLNELHHEYSEQGLHILAVNVDEHLEDAQQFLNQMPVDFKVMIDPQQQCAKAFALKGMPSSFIIDRSGTIYHTHLGFMSSDIKEIKDSVKQALLKQ; encoded by the coding sequence ATGATGAAATATTGGAAACTAGGATTTCTCTATATCTTAGTAAGTTTTTTTCCTTTTATCGGGCTGGGTGCTACAAATAATGAGCAAGTGCCCAGCTGCTCATTTACCTCTATTGGAAATTCCGATCAGGTCACTCTAAATCAATTAGAAGGGGAGGTAATTTATCTAGATTTTTGGGCTTCCTGGTGTATTCCTTGTTTAAAATCTTTTCCATTTTTAAATGAGCTACATCATGAATATAGCGAGCAAGGATTGCACATTTTGGCAGTCAATGTAGATGAACATTTAGAAGATGCCCAACAATTTCTAAATCAAATGCCTGTAGATTTTAAAGTGATGATTGATCCACAGCAGCAATGTGCCAAAGCATTTGCTCTAAAAGGGATGCCCTCTTCTTTTATTATTGATAGGAGTGGCACGATTTATCATACCCATCTTGGGTTTATGTCTAGTGATATTAAAGAGATTAAAGATTCAGTAAAGCAAGCATTACTCAAGCAGTAA
- a CDS encoding DUF4266 domain-containing protein — protein sequence MKKHKYISRIWLVIPLFLFLFSIISGCSQVAPWERGNLARFQMNPAPHPLQDAAKQQVTSARESAAGGSNTTGGGCGCY from the coding sequence ATGAAAAAACATAAATATATAAGCCGAATATGGCTTGTGATACCACTATTTTTATTCCTATTTAGCATTATCTCAGGTTGTAGCCAAGTCGCTCCATGGGAGCGAGGTAATCTTGCTCGGTTTCAAATGAATCCAGCCCCTCATCCATTACAAGATGCGGCAAAACAGCAAGTAACCAGTGCTAGAGAGTCAGCAGCAGGTGGAAGCAATACCACTGGAGGCGGTTGTGGTTGTTATTAA
- a CDS encoding DUF3570 domain-containing protein, with amino-acid sequence MVVIKGLNSIEPSHDDTLQALTAAALSLPGLSIRSLSDKSKNESRVEAETTPLRILATTGLTLSGLIGFPVQGANFVDDFMDLNNFHPEGGNFSIQYNHFGEGNNTPSQFRMKKNTIHVDSIHGSAEVNLSDRLTFVAQFIQDTWSGATEITSAPAAVTRWNPNAESGASGFLNIQQGLVNFDTQTGQGLATIPNTFDQLMTGEVINVMAEASPETRKQGDFTLSYRWNDDITFNLGGGDSDERDFHSQYFRFGEIWDFNQKHTTFNWNVSYTHNSITADRFPFRLGSAPVNAQTPTNPDFPDWSVYVNEDRHDISLNLGVSQVLDKNSYFDADFIYLRNAGYNSDPYKEALFLIPLTTPGTAWTYSRYDNRPDLRDQFTWKFGYTHFFEKPKAALKLNYSFFHDTWDINASTFGASWAQPVGYGWTLTPNVRYYSQSAASFYSPYFIGSQTPISLTDALNNQATLPTPQYFSSDYRLSGYGVISGGLSVSKQFTEGVTLAGSFNYYRLQGDLKLGSGGVGNFADISYYATNASINMDLGALARPGGILSAHHSSNHSGHGGHNIPAGVMYAHMLDEPGQLMVGLRYTHEGWKPPSGGAMLHGTQPASLTDIMNNGCGSNGATCGMAPMHMDMSMEMIEFMYAPTSWATLMFMPSFMDMQMPMENIPGAPQVTPGQSSMIMPSGVLREATGGIGDTQFLALWRLYDSPHQMVPRAQHHIHLTTGLSAPTGHSGLTLNDQETDTTSPFFGQALFYEYDMQLGSGTWDFLPSLTYTGNIDRWSWGSQFNGIVRTGRNSSGYGLGDRFEAMTWGSYDIFNWLSFSTRGMYTMQGAINGQFNEKVQTVGAMPDRYPTNYGGQYWDVGFGLNAAIQEGTLKGNHLSLEWLQPVYQNVNGYQLSKVGSIFATWGFDF; translated from the coding sequence GTGGTTGTTATTAAAGGATTAAATTCCATAGAACCATCTCATGATGATACATTGCAGGCTTTAACAGCTGCTGCATTATCCCTACCGGGATTATCCATAAGATCGCTAAGTGATAAGAGTAAAAACGAATCAAGAGTAGAGGCTGAAACTACTCCTTTACGAATACTGGCCACAACCGGGTTAACTTTATCTGGCCTAATAGGCTTTCCAGTGCAAGGTGCAAATTTTGTTGATGATTTTATGGATCTAAACAATTTTCACCCAGAAGGTGGAAATTTTAGTATTCAATATAATCATTTTGGAGAAGGAAATAATACGCCTAGCCAATTTCGAATGAAAAAAAATACGATTCATGTGGACAGTATTCATGGTTCCGCTGAAGTAAATCTTTCTGATAGACTCACTTTTGTTGCACAATTTATTCAAGATACATGGTCTGGTGCAACTGAAATTACCTCTGCGCCTGCAGCAGTAACACGATGGAATCCAAATGCAGAATCAGGTGCTTCTGGATTTTTAAATATTCAACAAGGGCTTGTTAATTTTGATACGCAAACTGGTCAGGGGTTAGCGACCATTCCTAATACGTTTGATCAATTAATGACTGGCGAGGTGATCAACGTAATGGCAGAGGCTTCTCCAGAAACCAGAAAACAGGGAGATTTCACCTTATCTTACCGATGGAATGATGATATTACTTTTAATCTTGGTGGGGGAGATTCAGATGAAAGGGATTTTCATTCTCAGTATTTTCGTTTTGGTGAAATATGGGATTTTAACCAAAAACATACCACCTTTAATTGGAATGTAAGTTACACGCACAACAGTATTACTGCAGATCGATTCCCTTTTAGATTAGGGTCAGCACCTGTAAATGCTCAAACACCAACAAATCCAGATTTCCCTGATTGGTCTGTATATGTAAATGAAGATAGGCACGATATTTCTCTAAATTTAGGTGTTTCTCAAGTGTTAGATAAAAATTCTTATTTTGATGCAGATTTTATCTATCTTCGTAACGCTGGATACAATTCCGATCCGTATAAAGAAGCCCTTTTCCTTATTCCTTTAACTACCCCAGGTACTGCATGGACCTATAGTCGTTATGATAATCGCCCTGATCTTCGAGATCAGTTTACTTGGAAGTTTGGCTATACTCATTTTTTTGAAAAGCCAAAAGCTGCGTTAAAGTTAAACTATAGCTTTTTTCATGATACTTGGGATATTAATGCAAGTACTTTTGGAGCCTCATGGGCACAGCCGGTAGGCTATGGTTGGACGCTGACACCTAATGTTAGGTATTACAGTCAAAGTGCTGCAAGTTTTTATAGTCCTTATTTTATTGGTTCTCAAACCCCTATATCGCTAACTGATGCGCTAAATAATCAAGCTACTTTGCCTACTCCTCAGTACTTCTCTAGTGACTATCGATTATCTGGCTATGGCGTAATTAGTGGAGGGTTATCGGTGAGTAAACAGTTTACTGAAGGAGTCACCCTTGCAGGAAGTTTTAATTATTATCGCCTTCAAGGAGACCTGAAACTAGGAAGTGGTGGTGTCGGCAATTTTGCCGATATTAGCTATTATGCCACTAATGCTTCCATAAATATGGATTTGGGTGCTTTAGCACGACCTGGTGGTATCTTATCTGCTCATCATAGTAGCAACCATAGTGGGCACGGAGGGCATAATATCCCCGCCGGAGTAATGTATGCCCATATGCTTGATGAGCCTGGGCAACTTATGGTAGGTCTTAGATATACTCATGAAGGCTGGAAACCACCTAGCGGTGGTGCTATGCTCCATGGCACTCAACCCGCAAGCTTAACAGATATTATGAATAACGGATGTGGTTCTAATGGGGCTACTTGTGGGATGGCACCCATGCATATGGATATGAGTATGGAAATGATTGAATTCATGTATGCCCCTACTTCTTGGGCAACTTTAATGTTTATGCCTTCATTTATGGATATGCAAATGCCTATGGAAAATATACCAGGCGCACCTCAGGTAACTCCAGGACAAAGCAGCATGATTATGCCCAGTGGTGTTTTAAGAGAAGCCACTGGAGGGATTGGTGATACCCAGTTTCTAGCGCTGTGGAGATTATATGATTCTCCCCATCAAATGGTACCGAGAGCACAACATCATATTCATCTTACTACTGGGCTAAGTGCTCCTACTGGGCATTCAGGGCTTACATTAAATGATCAAGAAACCGACACCACCAGCCCATTTTTTGGTCAAGCCTTGTTTTATGAATATGACATGCAACTGGGTAGTGGTACTTGGGATTTTTTACCTAGTTTAACTTATACCGGTAATATAGATCGCTGGTCTTGGGGTAGTCAATTCAATGGAATTGTACGTACAGGCAGAAATTCCTCAGGCTATGGATTAGGAGATCGATTTGAAGCGATGACTTGGGGTAGCTACGATATATTCAATTGGCTCTCTTTTTCAACTCGGGGTATGTATACGATGCAAGGTGCTATAAATGGGCAGTTTAATGAGAAAGTCCAAACAGTAGGAGCCATGCCAGATCGTTATCCCACAAATTATGGGGGCCAATATTGGGATGTAGGATTTGGTCTAAATGCAGCAATTCAAGAGGGAACTCTTAAAGGTAACCATCTAAGTCTTGAATGGTTACAGCCAGTTTATCAAAATGTAAATGGTTATCAGCTTTCGAAAGTGGGATCTATATTTGCTACTTGGGGCTTTGATTTTTAA
- a CDS encoding FAD:protein FMN transferase encodes MKLYHHHFKAMGSPCELQIYAKSKIKAERAINQIIEDINRIENLYSRYKPKSFLSQINQVAAIGGHISVDHETQGLLNYAATCYVQSDGLFDITSGILRQAWNFKSGIIPSNRDIQALLNRIGWEKLRWEPPVLIFPLAGMEIDFGGIVKEYTADRVAALAQQAGIKGGLVNLGGDIKIIGPRVDGNPWCIGIRHPEQKGVAIRKVLLHQGAVASSGDYERYLLFNEVRYGHILNPKTGWPVQNLIAVTVVNDLCVVAGSASTIAMLKEEEGKQWLKNLGLSYFWVDSKNSTGGTLNNLSLIENNNISAVAIVS; translated from the coding sequence ATGAAGCTCTATCACCACCACTTTAAAGCTATGGGTAGTCCTTGCGAGCTTCAGATCTATGCAAAAAGTAAAATAAAAGCGGAAAGAGCAATCAATCAAATTATTGAAGATATAAATCGGATTGAAAATCTTTATTCTCGTTATAAACCAAAGAGTTTTCTTTCTCAAATCAATCAAGTTGCAGCTATTGGAGGGCATATCTCTGTAGATCACGAAACTCAAGGGCTACTTAACTATGCAGCCACCTGCTATGTTCAAAGTGATGGTCTATTTGATATTACCTCCGGGATTTTACGTCAGGCTTGGAACTTTAAGTCAGGTATTATCCCTAGCAATAGGGATATTCAAGCATTACTAAATAGGATTGGTTGGGAAAAGTTACGATGGGAACCTCCTGTATTGATATTCCCTTTAGCAGGCATGGAGATAGATTTTGGTGGGATTGTCAAAGAATATACTGCAGATAGGGTAGCTGCATTAGCACAACAAGCAGGGATTAAAGGGGGATTAGTTAATCTAGGGGGTGATATTAAAATTATTGGTCCAAGAGTAGATGGAAATCCTTGGTGTATCGGAATTCGCCATCCAGAACAAAAAGGGGTAGCAATCCGTAAAGTGCTGCTTCATCAAGGAGCTGTTGCCAGTAGTGGAGACTATGAGCGTTATCTTTTATTCAACGAGGTTCGTTATGGTCATATTCTCAATCCTAAAACAGGCTGGCCAGTACAAAATTTAATTGCTGTGACAGTAGTCAATGATTTATGCGTAGTAGCTGGTAGTGCTTCAACCATTGCTATGCTAAAAGAAGAAGAAGGGAAGCAATGGCTTAAAAACTTAGGACTGTCTTATTTTTGGGTAGATTCTAAAAACAGTACTGGAGGTACTTTAAATAACTTATCGCTTATTGAAAATAATAATATATCCGCTGTTGCTATAGTTTCTTAA
- a CDS encoding fused MFS/spermidine synthase: MLRSEKIRLYLTVFLVGIAVMIVELLGTRIIAPFYGASLYVWSALISVTMLALAGGYFIGGYWADQAKKSHLSLVIACVALCIFLIPWITRPVLLVTDSFELQLGAFLSALILFSPCLVFLGMVSPMAIRLSSLVLEEVGTSAGTVYGISTLGSVIGTLFLGFYLFPRVGSYQILIGLGVVLLILSGITIFYEREKSKTYIFFLSIIFITAVAIGILGLTNVHRNSSIHSGGHSFKILSTQESLYGWVRVIDEPEKDLRLLATDSSIIGAASIHNGQNRLAYQNIVPLLPLLAKHAIKHALLIGQGAGHMATVLKSQYGIMVDTLEINPAVAQAATDYFDFMPTGKTIIGDARYKIRHLKGAYDLIIHDCFTGGAEPEYLLTVEALNQLRSLLSEQGMFVLNFVAFAEGGKNSALASVAKTIDQVFPYQTVFISEPSKDFNDFIFLATINNFINLNKKSLHSIQKAWLKQRLFTIDKAKGIILTDNFHPLAYLQTKKANYYRSTLIGWLGTNLLIR; encoded by the coding sequence ATGCTTAGATCTGAAAAAATAAGATTGTATCTCACCGTGTTTTTGGTAGGGATTGCAGTGATGATTGTAGAATTATTAGGTACCCGAATTATTGCCCCTTTTTATGGGGCCAGTCTCTATGTTTGGTCTGCTTTAATTTCAGTGACTATGCTGGCACTTGCTGGAGGATATTTTATTGGGGGTTATTGGGCTGATCAAGCCAAAAAATCTCATTTATCTTTAGTTATTGCATGTGTTGCATTATGTATTTTTTTAATTCCTTGGATTACTCGTCCCGTATTACTTGTTACTGATTCTTTTGAGTTACAGCTGGGTGCTTTTTTAAGTGCATTGATATTGTTTTCCCCTTGCTTAGTTTTTTTAGGTATGGTCAGTCCCATGGCCATTCGTTTATCCTCCCTTGTATTGGAGGAAGTGGGTACCAGTGCTGGCACAGTTTATGGTATAAGTACCTTGGGGAGCGTTATAGGTACTTTATTTTTAGGGTTTTATTTATTTCCTAGAGTTGGATCTTATCAGATCTTAATCGGACTTGGGGTAGTGTTACTTATCCTTTCAGGGATTACGATCTTTTATGAAAGGGAAAAATCAAAGACCTATATTTTTTTCCTATCCATAATATTTATTACCGCAGTAGCTATTGGAATATTAGGGCTAACAAATGTTCATCGTAACAGCTCTATACACTCTGGAGGACATTCATTTAAAATTTTATCTACGCAAGAAAGCCTATATGGCTGGGTAAGAGTTATTGATGAACCAGAAAAGGATCTTCGCTTGCTTGCTACTGACTCTTCTATAATTGGAGCAGCTAGTATCCATAATGGCCAAAATAGGCTAGCGTATCAGAATATTGTCCCTTTACTTCCTCTGTTAGCTAAGCACGCTATCAAACATGCTTTGCTTATAGGACAAGGAGCAGGTCATATGGCAACAGTACTGAAAAGCCAATATGGAATTATGGTAGATACCTTAGAAATTAATCCTGCCGTTGCTCAAGCTGCAACCGATTATTTTGATTTTATGCCTACTGGAAAAACAATAATAGGTGATGCCCGCTACAAAATCCGTCATTTGAAAGGTGCTTATGACTTAATTATTCATGATTGCTTCACTGGAGGAGCAGAGCCTGAGTATTTACTTACTGTAGAGGCTCTTAATCAATTACGATCTTTACTTTCAGAGCAAGGAATGTTTGTACTTAATTTTGTAGCCTTTGCAGAAGGGGGTAAAAACTCTGCCCTTGCTTCTGTTGCAAAGACTATAGATCAGGTTTTCCCTTATCAAACCGTTTTTATTTCTGAGCCCAGTAAAGATTTTAATGATTTTATTTTTTTAGCCACAATTAATAATTTTATTAACCTCAATAAAAAATCTCTTCATTCTATTCAAAAAGCATGGTTGAAACAACGGTTATTTACGATAGACAAAGCAAAGGGAATCATATTAACAGATAATTTTCATCCCTTAGCATACCTACAAACTAAGAAAGCGAATTATTATCGATCTACCTTAATTGGCTGGTTAGGTACTAATCTTTTAATAAGATAG
- a CDS encoding ABC transporter permease encodes MFFITPFKQFIRNRELIIQLIWSETAGRYRGSFAGFLWSLLNPLFSLIMYTFVFGIVFKARQGLAAETTFDFSLMLFVGLILHGLLTECITRAPFLITGNPSYVKQVVFPLEILPLVTLGSSLFHTSISFLLLIAAWVLTHGGVGISAVYIPCFIFPLSLIALGLGWLIAAIAVYFRDINQLVSFMSSGLLFFSPIFYPASAVPQPFQTILSINPLTYVIEQIRSCLLGKDPLLLKDYLIYLLIASLVAVLGYFWFQRVRPGFADIL; translated from the coding sequence ATGTTTTTTATTACTCCATTTAAGCAGTTTATAAGAAATAGAGAGCTTATTATTCAGCTAATTTGGAGTGAAACTGCAGGGCGTTACCGTGGTTCTTTTGCTGGATTTTTATGGTCTTTATTAAATCCATTGTTTTCACTCATAATGTATACTTTTGTCTTTGGGATAGTATTTAAAGCTCGCCAAGGACTAGCGGCAGAAACCACCTTTGATTTTTCTTTAATGCTCTTTGTAGGACTTATCCTCCATGGATTACTTACCGAATGTATTACTAGAGCTCCTTTTCTAATTACTGGGAACCCAAGTTATGTAAAGCAGGTAGTTTTCCCCCTTGAAATTTTGCCTCTAGTTACTCTAGGATCTAGCCTTTTCCATACCAGCATTAGTTTTCTATTGCTCATTGCTGCTTGGGTGCTGACTCATGGTGGTGTTGGAATCTCTGCTGTTTATATTCCTTGTTTCATTTTTCCTTTAAGCCTTATTGCACTAGGGTTAGGATGGTTGATTGCTGCGATTGCTGTCTACTTTAGAGATATAAATCAACTGGTAAGTTTTATGAGCAGTGGGCTTTTATTTTTCTCTCCTATTTTTTACCCAGCCAGTGCAGTTCCTCAGCCCTTTCAAACTATTTTAAGTATCAACCCACTTACTTATGTAATTGAGCAAATACGTAGTTGCCTTTTAGGTAAAGATCCGCTTTTGCTTAAGGATTACCTAATTTATTTGCTAATTGCTTCTTTAGTAGCTGTGCTGGGTTACTTTTGGTTTCAAAGAGTTCGCCCAGGGTTTGCAGATATTTTATAA
- a CDS encoding ABC transporter ATP-binding protein: MMPLIKVDSVSKCYHLYHRPQDRLLQLWFKNRKQLYQEFWALQDISFEIYSGESVAIVGQNGAGKSTLLQLIAGTLTPSSGKITIRGRIAALLQLGSGFNPEFTGRENIFLNGAILGFSRSEISKRFTEIADFADIGDFIDRPVKTYSSGMAMRLAFAVSTCLEPEILIIDEALAVGDAVFQFKCRNRLQELITKGVTLLFVSHDMSAVKSFCCRAIYLEQGKKKTEGEAEQIAESYFMDVRAKQIKNTSTKNKITAIQEKSQGGYGTQEGEIISDHFNTTGNNQAFFNYGDEIVFTVICQLNAPVKSPTLSVVIQAGNLVGIGGQWFSLSTFIKERQPITLTIKLPAYFNEGKYFITLRLEDRRDEKNTFILHKIPGALSFDVFSPKDNTLLGFHNLQLTCIQ; the protein is encoded by the coding sequence ATGATGCCACTTATTAAGGTAGATAGTGTAAGTAAATGTTATCACTTATATCATCGACCTCAAGATAGATTGCTACAGCTTTGGTTTAAAAATCGTAAGCAGCTTTACCAAGAATTTTGGGCATTGCAAGATATTTCTTTTGAAATATACTCTGGGGAATCCGTTGCAATTGTAGGGCAAAATGGAGCAGGAAAAAGTACTTTACTTCAACTGATTGCAGGCACCCTAACTCCTAGCTCTGGGAAGATTACTATTCGTGGTAGAATTGCTGCTCTATTGCAGTTAGGCAGTGGCTTTAATCCTGAGTTTACTGGTCGAGAGAATATATTTTTGAATGGTGCAATTTTAGGATTTAGCCGCAGCGAAATTTCTAAGAGATTTACTGAAATTGCTGATTTTGCAGATATAGGTGACTTCATTGATAGACCTGTAAAAACCTATTCATCAGGTATGGCGATGCGTCTTGCTTTTGCGGTATCTACTTGTCTTGAACCGGAAATTCTTATTATTGATGAAGCCCTAGCAGTAGGGGATGCAGTGTTTCAATTTAAATGCCGTAATCGTTTACAGGAATTAATTACTAAAGGGGTTACCCTACTATTTGTTTCCCATGATATGAGTGCAGTTAAGTCTTTTTGTTGCCGTGCCATCTATTTAGAACAAGGGAAAAAAAAGACAGAAGGAGAAGCCGAACAAATTGCAGAATCCTATTTTATGGATGTTCGTGCAAAACAGATTAAAAATACTTCAACAAAAAATAAGATCACTGCAATTCAGGAAAAAAGCCAAGGAGGTTACGGTACTCAAGAAGGAGAAATTATTTCAGATCACTTTAACACTACAGGGAATAATCAGGCTTTTTTTAACTATGGAGATGAGATTGTCTTTACAGTAATTTGCCAATTAAATGCTCCTGTAAAATCCCCAACCCTCTCTGTAGTAATTCAAGCTGGAAACCTAGTAGGTATTGGTGGACAATGGTTTTCATTGAGTACTTTTATAAAAGAGCGACAACCTATTACTTTAACTATCAAGCTACCAGCTTATTTTAATGAGGGAAAATACTTTATTACATTAAGATTAGAAGATCGTCGAGATGAAAAAAATACATTTATTTTGCATAAAATCCCAGGTGCATTAAGTTTTGATGTTTTTTCTCCAAAGGACAATACTCTACTTGGATTCCATAATTTACAGTTAACTTGCATACAATGA
- a CDS encoding sulfotransferase family protein yields the protein MVISHKYKFIFIKNGKTASTSIEVFLSQICADSDIFTPIYPPVTPHVPRNHEGFYNRMTSAEIRDQIGEQTWKNYFKFCVERNPWDKMISYYHMAKFRVNGNLTLDEFLATGVFPVNFPRYTEPKDPTQIIVDQIIYYEDLIAGLGEVFKKLDIPFYGSLGVGAKSEYRTDYRFYQDILTEEQAHKIQDIFATEISLHGYCFDGSRQKL from the coding sequence ATGGTCATTTCCCATAAATATAAATTTATTTTTATAAAAAATGGAAAAACAGCAAGCACCAGCATTGAAGTTTTTCTCTCTCAAATTTGTGCTGATTCTGATATTTTCACCCCTATTTATCCACCTGTAACACCTCATGTTCCTCGAAACCATGAAGGTTTCTATAATCGTATGACCAGTGCAGAAATTCGTGATCAAATAGGGGAGCAAACTTGGAAAAATTATTTTAAATTTTGTGTAGAGCGAAATCCTTGGGATAAAATGATTTCTTATTATCATATGGCTAAATTTAGGGTCAATGGTAATCTAACCCTCGATGAGTTTTTAGCCACTGGTGTGTTTCCTGTTAATTTTCCTCGGTATACAGAGCCGAAAGATCCTACACAAATTATTGTGGATCAAATTATTTATTATGAAGATTTAATTGCAGGATTAGGAGAAGTATTTAAAAAATTGGATATCCCTTTTTATGGATCTCTAGGTGTAGGGGCAAAATCTGAATATCGTACCGATTATAGATTTTACCAAGATATTTTAACAGAAGAGCAGGCCCATAAAATTCAAGATATTTTTGCTACTGAAATTAGTCTTCATGGTTACTGTTTTGATGGTTCAAGACAGAAATTGTGA
- a CDS encoding sulfotransferase family 2 domain-containing protein encodes MHIPKTAGNAIQSVLRKYSEDRVVKNSHDKDGIHRFGVVSSYGTEKHATLTNYFTVLSAEKFKEKQKITCIRNPWDRAISFYFSPHRECNHWDRNEFIHTLDNIQPISYFMKLPHTTDLKANFDFIIRYEQIDLDFSNLCQFLGFSAEKLPKINQGIHQSYIKYYDSELIDLVADRFQEDITLFSYEFNK; translated from the coding sequence GTGCATATTCCTAAAACAGCAGGTAATGCGATTCAAAGTGTACTAAGGAAGTATTCTGAAGATAGGGTAGTTAAAAATAGCCATGATAAAGATGGAATTCATAGATTTGGGGTTGTAAGTTCCTATGGGACGGAGAAGCACGCTACTCTTACTAACTATTTTACAGTACTAAGTGCTGAAAAATTTAAAGAAAAGCAAAAAATTACTTGTATTCGTAATCCTTGGGATCGGGCAATTTCTTTTTATTTTTCTCCCCATCGGGAGTGTAACCACTGGGATCGAAATGAATTTATCCATACTTTAGATAATATTCAACCCATAAGCTATTTTATGAAATTACCTCATACGACTGATCTAAAAGCTAATTTTGATTTTATTATTCGCTACGAACAAATTGACCTAGATTTTTCTAATCTGTGTCAATTTCTTGGATTTTCTGCAGAAAAACTACCTAAAATCAATCAAGGAATCCATCAAAGTTATATAAAATATTATGATTCAGAATTAATTGATTTAGTCGCCGATCGGTTTCAAGAAGATATTACTCTTTTCAGTTATGAGTTTAACAAGTGA